GAACATTAACACAACTATGAAATGTGCAGTGCAGGTAGAAAAAGCCTTAGATGATCCTGTGGAGGGGTGGTCCTTGATAGTGACAAGAACAATGATATAGGAAGTGAGCAAAAGTAGAAAACTTATAAGAGCAATCACACCACTGGTTGAGATCATGAAGATTCCAAGAACATACACATCTATACAAGCCAGCCGGATGACCAAAGGAAGGTCACAGAAGAAACTGTCTACAACGTTGGGACCACAGAAGGGTAAATAGAGGATAAAAGCTAACTGGCTTATTGTGTGCAGGAAGCCCACTGTCCAAGAAATTACCACAAGCCCAACACATACTTTTTGGCTCATAATTGTTGAATAATGGAGAGGTTTGCATATGGCAATGTACCTGTCAAAAGACATGGAGATCAGCAGCACAATCTCAGTCCCAGTGAAGAGGTGCAAAAAGAAGATCTGAGAAATGCAGCCTTCAAAGGAGATGGTCTTATGCTGAGCAAAGATGTCCATGATCATCTTTGGAGTGGCAAAGGATGACAGGCACATGTCAATGAAAGACAGATTgctgagcaggaagtacatgggggaGTGAAGATGGAGGGTGGACAGGACTGTGAGCAAAATCAGGCAGTTGCCCAACATGGTCatcaaatagaaaatggaaaacatcacaaagaagaaaatctggagTTCAGGAGAGTCAGTAAGTCCAAGTAACATGAATTTAGACACTCTGGAATTGTTGAACCCTTCCATCTGTCTGCAGACTCTGCTCTATAAtgacaaaatagaacaaaatgacAGAGCTATAAAATGTCATACTTCTACAATTACATATGAAGGAGTTATGATATCAGTTAATAATTCACTAGAACACTGATTACCTAAAATCTAATTAATAACTATTTCTCagtaaagatttttctttctagaacCACTTAACAATTGATATCAGCTATAACTTCAAATGGACAACTTCTTGGTTTTGCCCAACATCAGTACACGTTGAGTTATACTCATCACATACCCACACAATAAGATTCCTGTTCTGAATGCTGACTAAGAAGTTACATAATCCATATTTCTAGAGGAAGACCACACTAACTTAGTGTGCTCTGCTTAATGTcaggtaaataaaaatttaattgagGGTTAAAATCTCAAACAATTCTGTTAAACCAAAAAAATGTAGCCATGTTAAATTCACTATTGTTGAACACTGGATTTAACTAACAGTTTAACATAATGATTTCAGAAGTCCCATTAGTTTCCTACAAGGGTGATTAATAATTTTACAATTAAATGAACTCCTGTTTTCTCAGCTGCAGAAAAATACAGTTCCATTCTCATCTCACTTgcacattttcaagttgttttgtCAGTATTGATAATTACTATGTTTAACTATTAATAcataaatgacaaaattaatttcttaattccATAAAACTACTGAATACCAATGATATACCTGCAACATCTGAGAGTCATTCTCAACTTTGTTATTTTATGATctcatagaaatattttttaaaaagagagagaaaatttctcctttatttctcctcATGCTATTCAAACAAAGCTAATTTTTtagactagaaaaacaaaagaaagattctAGGACAGGGCcaagaaatatacaagatgagttTGGGCATCTTGTAGTACCGGAATACAAGAtgctcaaaacaaacaaaaaaaccaacattGATGGTTGTATGTCAAAGTGACACTAGAGCcaactgaaagacaaaaaaaaaaaaaaaacaaagaaagatattttaaggactcagattcatttttcaaaattgggTTTTTGACTACAGTACATTGCAAGTTCTGTAAACATCTCTTATGACGTTTTTCATGTAAGTGACTTCCTGTTTTCCCACCTGGAGAAAAATCTGGCTCCAAGCTCATTCACTTGTGCATATCAAGTTGTTCCATCaatatagataaatattttttaaaatttgtcaaagAACAATATTCCAGAAATCTTAAAACTGAAGTATGGCAAAGTGGTCAAGAGGATGAAGGTGTTCTTGAACTGCTATGTGACCTTGATCATACCTGAGTAGCTTCTCTAAGATTTGACATCTTTACCTGTGAGGATCAAATTAGATGGTTTATATAAAGCACTAAGCGTCTTTCCTGGGCAACATTCAAGAATTCTCTAGGTTTCAAAATCCAAATTTAAGAATACTGTTCAGAAATAATCagctttttttatttcattaatagtaataataataataattgcagtAAAAATATTCTCATCTAATTTCAGTTCAGGAACGTAGAAAAAGATATGTGctttcaaaatctttttgaagttaaattatttcttttcatatgaAAATTATGTAAGTACCTTGATATATTAAATGCACTGAAAACTCTCACCCTGACGTATttgaatatttcttctattttcatgACCTACCAATGTAATTTTAATGAGAACACGAGACTATTATTATACCTAacttcattcattattcattgtAAGTGAATAAACAGTTCtcagacttttttctttcatttctagatTTAATACCAAATTAATGGAATCATCCATCTTTATGCTTTCaagttacatatatttttatttactcttcctctatcatttttgctttatacaattattaaatgaaatttttctttgctaCCTGAAGAGTAAAAACTACAACTGCTTCTCAAGAGCCTTAATATTATTTCCAGCTTTTAACCTACCATTTATGCATCAGGAATCAAAAACACCATATCCTTGGAGATTCATAAGCTTACTGAAATCACCATGGTCCTTAGTAATCATCAGAAGCCTGGagcatggatatttattttctccagtcTTAGTATAAAATCCATTTGAAAGCACCAAACTTTAGGAGATCAGGGATTACACACTACAATCTACATGCAGTGGGAGTTATTAAAATGTTGAGCCTACTTTTCCCAAAGTTGCAACAAGAACTGTGGAATgtgtctttactttttaaagtgaGTATGCACATTCCTGATGAGGAAGTGTTCGTTAGAGAAACAGCACAATTGGGACAGGCCTAGGAGAAGGAGACATTTGAGTAGTCTTTTAAGGAGTATTTAAGAAGCAAAAATTGCTCCTTTGAGTATGGAGATATCCCCGCCCATCTGTCTCAGTGCTCTATGTCCCAAAGCTGGAAAATTACTCTTTTAGGCTATGGCACTTTGTTACCAGCAAACTCTTGCTTACTGGAAGAATCACGTAAAGGAAGAATCATGCATTAAAGCTTCTGACAAGATATTAAAAATTAGCACAAGCTAATAGGTATAATGATAGCTGCTGCCATGGTTAGGTGAAATCTGGGGAAGGGGAAGTTGGAAAGCCGAAAGCAAATGAAGAAGTGAAGACAGACACTAGCAAGTACTCTAGAAGAATGTTGTAAGAAggaaattatacaaataaatgcaaagcatTAACCACAATATATAGCACAGAGAAAGTGCTGAGTAAAGTGTAGCAGAAGGAATAGCAGAGGTGATTATAGCcattaacattattttttgaaatgtccATGACACATAATCCAGGAAGATAGCAGATGTGGATTCTCAACCTGAAACCAAAGCTGAGCGTCTCGCCATATTTACTTGAAAGTCAATTATTCATCTGTGGCTTGCTCCCCAAGCTTTCTTGCCACACACTTCAGTGATTTGAACTCTTCACAACTACCATACCTATCCTACATCCCCCACAGGACTAGCAATAAAGCCCAAGAAAATCTTCCCTAACTGACCACATTCCTTTCAGGctttgaaataagaaaacaggcaactttctttttaagatttttaaaaatgtctcttctgtaaggagaaagaaagaaactgactaagaaaaaaaaagccaacaaagGCAACAACAATTGCAAAGATTTAGTaaattatctaaaatatttgccctggttaaaaacaaaaagtaagtgTATATAATTATTCCTAGAGTCATCCTAGAAAAGGCAAGagaattaacagaaaaattatagaaacagaaGATAATTCAGAACGAGA
This is a stretch of genomic DNA from Equus caballus isolate H_3958 breed thoroughbred chromosome 1, TB-T2T, whole genome shotgun sequence. It encodes these proteins:
- the OR4K6 gene encoding olfactory receptor family 4 subfamily K member 6; amino-acid sequence: MEGFNNSRVSKFMLLGLTDSPELQIFFFVMFSIFYLMTMLGNCLILLTVLSTLHLHSPMYFLLSNLSFIDMCLSSFATPKMIMDIFAQHKTISFEGCISQIFFLHLFTGTEIVLLISMSFDRYIAICKPLHYSTIMSQKVCVGLVVISWTVGFLHTISQLAFILYLPFCGPNVVDSFFCDLPLVIRLACIDVYVLGIFMISTSGVIALISFLLLLTSYIIVLVTIKDHPSTGSSKAFSTCTAHFIVVLMFFGPCIFIYVWPFTNFEVDKVLSVFYTIFTPFLNPLIYTLRNQEVKTALKKKLSNQYLNLGKTTPS